Sequence from the Pedobacter sp. D749 genome:
ATTTGTTTTGATGTTTTTTATCATCAAATAATCATGATTAAATTATATATTTTAATATTTATATGATTTTTGATATACAAATATATATTTTAATTACTTAAAAGTTAATAAAGAATGATTTTTATCATAAAATATTTAACTTTTTAATAAATTTTCATCACTTTTATATTTAAATAGTTAAATCATTAAAATTATGAATCAAAAAACTACTGATTTTGGACTTTTTATAATGGGCGGAGGTCCTGGAGACCCGGAATTAATCACAATGAAGGCGTTTAATGTATTAAAAAGAGCAGAAGTTATTCTTTATGACAACTTAAGTAATGAAAAATTGCTCGAAATTGCTCCTACAGCCTGTAAAATGATCTATGTTGGTAAACAACCTTATGGAAAATATACCCCACAAGAGAAAATAAATGAATTAATTGTCGAAAATGCCCAAAATTACCAGGTAATAGTGCGTTTAAAGGGTGGAGATCCTTTTATTTTTGGTAGAGGATTTGAAGAATTGATTTATGCGGAGACCAGGGGGATTAAATGTCATTACATTCCAGGTATAAGTAGTATGCAGGGCGCAGGTTTTATCGATGTGCCTTTAACACACCGTGGAATTAGTGAAAGTGTTTGGATCCTTACCGGAACCAAGAAGGATGGAAGTTTAACCAACGATTTAAAATGTGCCATGAAAAGTTCGGCTACAGTAGTGATATATATGGGTATGAAAAAAGTTGGCGAAATTTCTAAAGCCTATTGCGATGCGGGTATAGGTGACATGCCTGCTGCAATTATTCAGCACGCTACCTTACCCAATCAAAAACAAGTAGTATGTTCGGTGCAGCATTTACAGGAATCTGCAGAACAGGCGGGTTTAACTTATCCGGCCATTATTATCATTGGTAATGTGGTGCAGGCTAAAGCTTATGCGAGTCTGAACCAGGCAGAATTGTTGTCAGCGTAAATAGATTCATTAGTTCAATTGTCATTGGTTTAACGGGTTAATTAATGCCAAAAGCTCAAACGCAGGCTTATTTCGTGATAAACAGGAGCTTATAGCAATTTCTAAAATCTTAACTTTCTTAACTTCTTAATGGTCAGCTAATGGCGTAAGTGCTTAAATTGGTTAATTGACTCCCAGCTCCAACTAAACAGCCCTTCGACTCCGCTCAGGGTGACTAATCTAAATAATCTACTCAAGACTTTGGACTACAGACTGAGGACTTCGGACTGAATGCTAACCTAAAAATATTTATCAAGTGTTAACCCGTAAGTGAGGTTCAAGTTTTCGCTCCTGGTGATATTCAGCTTATTATAGTTTAATGCTGTAGTTAAACTAATCCACTTGCGAAGTTTTAACCCAAGAGTTGCCGATGAACGGATAATGTAATCACCTTTTCTGGAGAAGGAATTCTGCAAAAAATGATTCCCGTCAATGGTAATCAGGTTTTTGATTATAAAATGATATTGTAACCTTAATGAATTCCGATAAGTGTGGTAGCTATCACCTACAATTAAGCTACTTTGATCAAATAATACCCCATCACTCAGGTTGATATAAGCATTGGGTTTATCTAATACGCTATAGGCGATGCCTCCACCAGCCAGCAATTGATTTTTTAATTTTAAAGAATAACTTGTATTGTAATTCACTAAACCCCAATAATAAAAATGAGGGAAGGTTTTATACAGGTTAAAATTTAAGGTAGTAGAAAAATCGTTATTGGTTAAACTGTTGTTCTGTTTACCATAAAGCCAGGCTGAAGTAGAATTCAATACGAAACTTTTCTTTTTAAGACCAAAATTTAGTGCATTATTCAACAAATAGGCACGGTCTTCATTGGTTCGGTTAATCGATCCGGTTGAAGTAAGCAGAACATGGTAATTGGTACTATCAGCATATTGAGCAAAGGATTTCGCATAAAAAGAGCAGAATAAAAGTGATAGCAAAACAAACTTCATAAATAATTTAACATCAACTGCCCCTAATATGTTTAGCCTGATTTAATTTAGATCGTACCATTTAGTAACAGAAATATATTCAATGGTTCCAGGTTATTTCATCCTTTTCATTTTTATAACCTGCAGATATCAGTTCGATCCGGAGTTCTTCTTGAACATTCATCTTGCTCATTTTCGATTTATAAAAAACTTTGCCGGTGCATGCTTGTTTATTGAACAGTTGAATAAGTTTTAACTTGAAATTGAAGTATGAAAACTCAAAAAACACCTGCTAAACAGAATAACCAACCAGGCATAGAAGCTAAGATGGATCCAAGACCAGAAGTAATTAAAGCAAATTATAAGGGAGCAGGAAAATTGAATGATAAGGTCGCATTGATTACCGGTGGAGATAGCGGCATTGGCCGTTCAGTAGCAGTTCATTTTGCAAGGGAAGGTGCTGATGTAGCCATTGTTTATTTAAATGAAGATATTGATGCTAAGGAAACCCGGAAAATGGTGGAGGCTGAAGGTAGAAACTGTTTATTAATTAAGGGCGACGTTAAAAAGCCTGCATTTTGTAAAAAAGCTGTCGAAACAACCGTCAAAAAATTTGGAAAGATCAATATTCTGGTCAACAATGCGGGAATGCAGGTTCCTCAGAAAGATCCGAAAAAGATTGACGATAAACAGCTGGAAGATACATTTCGCACCAACATATTTGGTTATTTTTATTTTGCTGATGAAGTATTAAAGCATTTTCAGGCAGGAGATGCGATTATCAATACCACTTCAGTAACGGCTTATCGCTCTTCGCCAAACCTGATCGATTATTCTTCAACTAAAGGCGCAATAACATCATTTACCCGTTCACTCGCTACAAATTTAGCCAAAACAGGGATCCGTGTAAATGCGGTGGCACCCGGACCAGTGTGGACACCACTCATCGTGTCTACTTTTGACGAAAAAAAGATCAAATCTTTTGGGAGTGAAACGGCAATGGAAAGGGCAGGACAACCCTCAGAACTTGGACCATCTTATGTTTTCCTGGCCTCAGATGATGCCTCTTTTATTACCGGACAGGTAATACATGTTAATGGTGGAGAAGTGGTAAATGGGTAATTTCTGTTACCTTTAAAACTCCTTGAAAAATTATGGCATCAGATTCACCTAAAGATTGGCGTTTTAAACTACACGAAGTTATTTACGAATCGAATACACCTGCGGGTAAAGCTTTTGATGTTGGGTTATTAATTGCAATATTTTCAAGCATTATTGTGGTAATGCTTGATAGTGTTGTTGGTATTCACCAACATTATGGTAAGCTGTTCAATGTCATGGAATGGATTTTTGCCGCACTCTTCACCATCGAATATATTTTAAGGTTGGTGAGTATCCGCAAACCAATCAGGTATGTCATCAGTCCTTTGGGTATCATAGATTTGATTGCCTTATTACCATCTTACCTAAGTATATTTTTTATTGGCGCACAATCTTTGTTGGTTTTTAGGGCGTTAAGATTGCTGCGTGTTTTCAGGATTTTCAAACTGGGACATTTTTTAACAGAAATTAATTTCTTAACCCAGGCCTTAAAAAACAGTGTTCGAAAAATCAGTATCTTTCTGTTAACGGTTTTAACCATCACCGTAATTCTGGGCTCGATTATGTATTTGGTAGAAAAGCGGGAAAATGGGTTCTCAAATATTCCAGAAAGTATTTATTGGGCCATTGTAACCATCACTACTGTTGGTTATGGCGATATTTCCCCTATTACGCCATTAGGTAAATTTGTCGCCTCTGTAGTCATGTTGATCGGTTATGCTATTATTGCTGTACCCACAGGTATTATTACCCATGATATCGCTATGGCTGCAAAACATAAAAAAGAAATGCCAGAATCGTGTCCAGGTTGCAGTAGGGAAGGGCACGATAGTGATGCCCTGTTTTGTAAATATTGCGGATCATCTCTGTTTAAATAAAAATGCCAGACTATTAAAATCTGGCATCTTTAACGAAAATTATTGGTTTATAACATTTCACTATCTTCCTCATCATAAGCATTTGGATCTTTATCCAGTTCTTCTATATCTGATTCATTATAGTCATCTGTTTCTGTTTCAGCATCGTCATCTTCTTCTTCGTCTTCCGGACCTTCAATTTCTTCATTTAATTGTGTGCCTTCACCATCAGCATATTGCACTTCATCCTCTGTATATTCATTATCTTCAGATGACTCAGGAGTAGCATGACCATCGGCTGCATTTCCTTCCGAACGGTTGATCTGGAACTGTTCGATGTTTTGAATTTCTTCTTCTGGTTGATTGTTTTCTAGATTTTCCATAGCATAAATATTTTCTTATAAGAACAGGTTGAAAACAGATTAGGTTTAGGTAAAATGTAAATTATTAATCCCTATACGTTGTAAGTTTTAGGCAGTCAATATTTTCCCTAAACCTTTTTACTTGTTAACAGGTTTTATTAATGTATTTACCTTTAATTAATCTACAATGAAAAACCATTTCAATACCAGGAAAATAGCTTTAGTAGGAATGATCATTTCAACAGCGTCGTTTAATGCATTTGCAAAAGCAGAATGGCATTATACAAGATCATTTGATTACATCCAGCAACAAGATAGTTTAACCACTGCACAATTTTTGCAACAGGCGACTATTGCCGGAATGAAAGAGGTATCAACCGGTAAACTTGCGGCAGAGAAAGCAACAGATAAAAAGATAAAGGCATTTGGCCAAATGATGGTTGATGATCACACCAGGGCAAATGAAGAATTAAGGGCATTGGCGAAAATTAAGAAAGTAAATTTACCAATGAGCATGCCGGAAGGTGAACTACGACCAGATGGAAGGGTAGATTCGGCACCTGACAACATGCGGGATACCTCAAGAACCAAAAATGCCGGAGGTGAAGCAGGCAATACCGGACTGGCAAAAAAACCCACGAATGGTGCTACTGAAGCTGACGTGACCAATGCGATTGAAAAATTGAAAAGCTTAAATGGGGCTTCATTTGATAAAGCTTATGTTGATATGATGATTGCCGATCATCAAGATGCAGTTTCTTTATTTGAAAAGGCAACGCAGTCTACGGATGTGGAGGTTAAAGCATATGCGAATAAATATTTACCAGTATTAAAAAAACATTTAAAACGGATTCAAGCCCTGGCTAAATAATAGTTTTAAGTTATTTAGCATGGTAAATTTTGCCCTTATGCTATAATAAAATCGATTTATACTGGATTTGCAAGTTTAAATAATTAATATATTTGTTTAAACCTAACCAATATATGTTGCCAGCAAAAAGTTTTTCAGATGTAGGATTTTTAGTCCTTTCACAACTAGAAAGTGAAACCCAATATGCAGAAATTTATAGTAAATGCTGTAGGTTTTGTTTGCAGATGCTCCTCATACCAACGAAGAAAATTGTCTTGTGCTTTATAGCCTTATGCTCAATCTTTTTTACGGCTTATGCTAAGCCAAGAGCGCAACACTATCAGGCAGATATTGTAATCTATGGTGGAACATCAGCCGGTATAATTGCAGCCGTACGAGCTGCAAAGATGGGTAAAAGCGTTATCGTAGTTTCACCCGATCGGCATTTAGGTGGTTTGTCATCTTCAGGGTTAGGTTTTACCGACACGGGAGACAAATCAGTAATTGGTGGCCTTGCCAGAACATTTTATCAGAAAGTTTATCAGCATTACCAGCAATCTGGAGCCTGGGAATGGCAGAAAAAAGAAGAATATGGCAATAAAGGACAAGGTACACCTGCTATTGATGGGAAAGATCGGACCATGTGGATTTTCGAGCCTCATGTTGCTGAGCAGGTTATGGAAGACTTTGTCAAAGAAAATAAATTAAAAATTTACCGCAATGAATGGCTGGAGCGAAAACAGGGGGTAAAGATGAAAGATGGCAAGATTATCAGTATCAAAACCTTATCCGGCAAAATTTTTAATGCAAAAATGTATATCGATGCCACTTATGAAGGCGATTTAATGGCTGCAGCTAAAGTAAGCTATCATGTGGGCAGGGAAGCAAACCATACCTATAACGAGAAGTGGAATGGGGTACAGGCGCTGGTTTTTCAGCATGGGCATTATTTTAAAAATAATACCGATCCTTATCAAATTCCCGAAGATAAAACAAGCGGCCTGTTACCAGGTATTTCTACTGATCAACCTAGGCCGAACGGAACGGAAGACCATAAAGTTCAGGCCTATTGCTACCGGATGTGCCTGACTGATCAACCAGAAAACAAAATTGAATTCCCGAAACCAGACCGCTACAATGCCAGGGATTACGAGTTGCTGTTAAGGGTATTTAGCACTGGCTGGAATGAGCTTTTTAATAAATACGATCCTATTCCGAACCATAAAACAGATACCAATAACCACGGACCATTTAGTACCGATTTCATCGGAATGAATTATGCCTATCCTGAGGCAGACTACACAAAGCGCAAAGAAATTATTAAAGCCCACGAAAATTATCAAAAAGGATTAATGTACTTCATGGCCAACGATCCGCGGATGCCCGAAAAAATTCAGCAACAGGTTAGAAAATGGGGTTTGGCAAAAGATGAATTTAAAGATAACGGAAACTGGCCCTATCAGCTTTATGTACGGGAAGCCCGGAGAATGATAGGAGATTTCGTAATGACGGAGAACGAAGTGCTCGGCAAAAAAGAAGTGCTAAATCCGATAGGGATGGGGTCTTATGCCTTAGACTCTCACAATGTACAACGGTATGTAACCGCTGAAGGATATGTGCAAAATGAAGGCGATATAGGGGTGAACGCACCGAAACCCTACAGTATTTCCTATCAGGCCATTGTGCCCAGGAAAACCGAATGTAAAAATTTATTGGTACCCGTTTGTTTGTCATCATCAC
This genomic interval carries:
- a CDS encoding FAD-dependent oxidoreductase, with product MLPAKSFSDVGFLVLSQLESETQYAEIYSKCCRFCLQMLLIPTKKIVLCFIALCSIFFTAYAKPRAQHYQADIVIYGGTSAGIIAAVRAAKMGKSVIVVSPDRHLGGLSSSGLGFTDTGDKSVIGGLARTFYQKVYQHYQQSGAWEWQKKEEYGNKGQGTPAIDGKDRTMWIFEPHVAEQVMEDFVKENKLKIYRNEWLERKQGVKMKDGKIISIKTLSGKIFNAKMYIDATYEGDLMAAAKVSYHVGREANHTYNEKWNGVQALVFQHGHYFKNNTDPYQIPEDKTSGLLPGISTDQPRPNGTEDHKVQAYCYRMCLTDQPENKIEFPKPDRYNARDYELLLRVFSTGWNELFNKYDPIPNHKTDTNNHGPFSTDFIGMNYAYPEADYTKRKEIIKAHENYQKGLMYFMANDPRMPEKIQQQVRKWGLAKDEFKDNGNWPYQLYVREARRMIGDFVMTENEVLGKKEVLNPIGMGSYALDSHNVQRYVTAEGYVQNEGDIGVNAPKPYSISYQAIVPRKTECKNLLVPVCLSSSHIAYGSVRMEPVFMILGESAATAASLAIDHKVNIQDVNYNELKNLLLNQKQYLTLK
- the cobA gene encoding uroporphyrinogen-III C-methyltransferase translates to MNQKTTDFGLFIMGGGPGDPELITMKAFNVLKRAEVILYDNLSNEKLLEIAPTACKMIYVGKQPYGKYTPQEKINELIVENAQNYQVIVRLKGGDPFIFGRGFEELIYAETRGIKCHYIPGISSMQGAGFIDVPLTHRGISESVWILTGTKKDGSLTNDLKCAMKSSATVVIYMGMKKVGEISKAYCDAGIGDMPAAIIQHATLPNQKQVVCSVQHLQESAEQAGLTYPAIIIIGNVVQAKAYASLNQAELLSA
- a CDS encoding DUF481 domain-containing protein, whose product is MKFVLLSLLFCSFYAKSFAQYADSTNYHVLLTSTGSINRTNEDRAYLLNNALNFGLKKKSFVLNSTSAWLYGKQNNSLTNNDFSTTLNFNLYKTFPHFYYWGLVNYNTSYSLKLKNQLLAGGGIAYSVLDKPNAYINLSDGVLFDQSSLIVGDSYHTYRNSLRLQYHFIIKNLITIDGNHFLQNSFSRKGDYIIRSSATLGLKLRKWISLTTALNYNKLNITRSENLNLTYGLTLDKYF
- a CDS encoding ion transporter — encoded protein: MASDSPKDWRFKLHEVIYESNTPAGKAFDVGLLIAIFSSIIVVMLDSVVGIHQHYGKLFNVMEWIFAALFTIEYILRLVSIRKPIRYVISPLGIIDLIALLPSYLSIFFIGAQSLLVFRALRLLRVFRIFKLGHFLTEINFLTQALKNSVRKISIFLLTVLTITVILGSIMYLVEKRENGFSNIPESIYWAIVTITTVGYGDISPITPLGKFVASVVMLIGYAIIAVPTGIITHDIAMAAKHKKEMPESCPGCSREGHDSDALFCKYCGSSLFK
- a CDS encoding DUF4142 domain-containing protein; translated protein: MKNHFNTRKIALVGMIISTASFNAFAKAEWHYTRSFDYIQQQDSLTTAQFLQQATIAGMKEVSTGKLAAEKATDKKIKAFGQMMVDDHTRANEELRALAKIKKVNLPMSMPEGELRPDGRVDSAPDNMRDTSRTKNAGGEAGNTGLAKKPTNGATEADVTNAIEKLKSLNGASFDKAYVDMMIADHQDAVSLFEKATQSTDVEVKAYANKYLPVLKKHLKRIQALAK
- a CDS encoding SDR family oxidoreductase, translated to MKTQKTPAKQNNQPGIEAKMDPRPEVIKANYKGAGKLNDKVALITGGDSGIGRSVAVHFAREGADVAIVYLNEDIDAKETRKMVEAEGRNCLLIKGDVKKPAFCKKAVETTVKKFGKINILVNNAGMQVPQKDPKKIDDKQLEDTFRTNIFGYFYFADEVLKHFQAGDAIINTTSVTAYRSSPNLIDYSSTKGAITSFTRSLATNLAKTGIRVNAVAPGPVWTPLIVSTFDEKKIKSFGSETAMERAGQPSELGPSYVFLASDDASFITGQVIHVNGGEVVNG